From Pseudomonas vanderleydeniana, the proteins below share one genomic window:
- a CDS encoding SDR family oxidoreductase produces MSNPTLKVALVTGAGSGIGRAVALGLLADGFTVVLAGRRPEPLQALVDQAALDGHQALAVPTDVRDPKSVENLFTTIDAHYGRLDVVFNNAGINAPAVPLDELTFEQWRNVIDTNLNGVFLCAQGAFGLMRRQQPQGGRIINNGSISAHTPRPFSSAYTASKHAVLGLTKSLALDGREFSIASSQIDIGNALTDLSVRMTKGVRQANGTIAVEPMVDVQHVADAVRYMASLPLSANVLNMTVMATNMPFAGRG; encoded by the coding sequence ATGTCCAATCCCACCCTGAAAGTCGCCCTCGTCACCGGCGCCGGCAGCGGCATCGGCCGCGCCGTGGCGCTGGGCCTGCTGGCCGACGGCTTCACCGTGGTGCTCGCCGGGCGCCGCCCCGAGCCGTTGCAGGCCCTGGTCGACCAAGCCGCCCTCGACGGCCACCAGGCCCTGGCCGTCCCCACCGACGTACGTGACCCCAAGAGCGTGGAAAACCTGTTCACCACCATCGACGCCCACTACGGCCGGCTCGACGTGGTCTTCAACAACGCCGGCATCAATGCCCCCGCCGTCCCGTTGGACGAGCTGACCTTCGAACAGTGGCGCAACGTGATCGACACCAACCTCAACGGTGTCTTCCTCTGCGCCCAGGGCGCCTTCGGCCTGATGCGCCGGCAGCAGCCGCAGGGCGGCCGGATCATCAACAACGGCTCGATCTCGGCGCACACCCCGCGCCCCTTCAGCAGCGCCTACACCGCCAGCAAGCACGCGGTGCTGGGCCTGACCAAATCCCTGGCCCTGGACGGCCGCGAATTCAGCATCGCCAGCAGCCAGATCGACATCGGCAACGCCCTCACCGACCTCTCGGTGCGCATGACCAAGGGCGTGCGCCAGGCCAACGGCACCATCGCCGTCGAGCCGATGGTCGACGTCCAGCACGTGGCCGATGCCGTGCGCTACATGGCCAGCCTGCCGCTGTCGGCCAACGTGCTGAACATGACCGTCATGGCCACCAACATGCCTTTCGCCGGGCGTGGTTAA
- a CDS encoding fumarylacetoacetate hydrolase family protein, with the protein MTMTDYVFTPDVPVTLPVAGSQQRFPVGRVFCVGRNYPWPDSQGQARKPPVFFMKPASNVIDATGEVQYPTQTEDFAHEIELVVAIGESGANIPESEALAHVWGYAAGLDLTRRDVQRQAKEQGLPWEGAKVFDGAAPMTAIVPVSRAGHPAGELWLNVNGQERQRDSLDNQIWSVSEVISRISQAIPLRAGDLIMTGSPAGVDTLHPGDLINAGIDGIGQLEMRVGPRP; encoded by the coding sequence ATGACCATGACCGACTACGTCTTCACGCCCGATGTGCCCGTCACCCTGCCGGTCGCCGGCAGCCAGCAACGCTTTCCCGTGGGACGGGTGTTCTGCGTCGGCCGCAACTACCCCTGGCCTGACAGCCAGGGCCAGGCGCGCAAGCCACCGGTGTTCTTCATGAAACCGGCGAGCAACGTGATCGACGCCACGGGTGAAGTGCAGTACCCGACCCAGACCGAGGACTTCGCCCACGAAATCGAACTGGTGGTGGCGATCGGCGAAAGCGGCGCCAACATCCCCGAGAGCGAGGCCCTCGCCCACGTCTGGGGCTACGCCGCCGGCCTCGACCTGACCCGCCGCGACGTCCAGCGCCAGGCCAAGGAACAGGGCCTGCCGTGGGAAGGCGCCAAGGTCTTCGACGGTGCCGCGCCGATGACCGCCATCGTCCCGGTCAGCCGCGCCGGCCATCCCGCCGGCGAACTGTGGCTGAACGTCAACGGCCAGGAACGCCAGCGCGACAGCCTCGACAACCAGATCTGGTCGGTCAGCGAAGTGATCAGCCGCATCTCCCAGGCGATCCCCCTGCGCGCCGGCGACCTGATCATGACCGGCAGTCCCGCCGGCGTCGACACCCTGCACCCGGGCGACCTCATCAACGCCGGCATCGACGGCATCGGCCAACTGGAAATGCGCGTCGGCCCGCGCCCCTGA
- a CDS encoding MFS transporter — MSNSHTSPSSAASVVAAPMEAASSRSLPTRRRWVMLSLLLVATIINYIDRVNISIAAPFMAKDLGLDKIEMGLIFSAFAWTYALALVPAGFIADRFGSRLTYGVSLISWSTVTVCQGLASGFASLFGLRLAVGAMEAPAFPANSRAVTVWFPARERGMASSIYVCGQYLGTALFTGALLWLATTYDWRHVFYSTGLIGIVFGVFWLYVYRDPLNCKKVSPEELKYIEAGGGLVKSSQERTRLNWKQIGELFRYRQIWAICIGKFASTSALYFFLTWFPTYLIEERHLTTIKAGIFAVLPFVGATVGILLAGIVSDLLIRRGYSMSFARKLPLVVGSMLGMSIMLVNFTDSNLVCIAILTIAFFAQGIASASWAAVSEVAPKELIGLTGGITSLAANIGGIVTPIVIGAIVHATGSFAWAFWFIGGVALIGTLSYSFLLGKLYRIELKAR, encoded by the coding sequence ATGTCGAACTCACACACTTCCCCGAGCAGCGCCGCGTCCGTGGTCGCCGCGCCCATGGAGGCCGCCTCGTCCCGCAGCCTGCCCACCCGGCGCCGCTGGGTCATGCTGTCGCTGCTGCTGGTGGCCACCATCATCAACTACATCGACCGGGTGAACATCTCGATCGCCGCCCCCTTCATGGCCAAGGACCTGGGCCTGGACAAGATCGAGATGGGCCTGATCTTTTCCGCCTTCGCCTGGACCTACGCCCTGGCCCTGGTACCGGCCGGGTTCATCGCCGACCGCTTCGGTTCGCGACTCACCTACGGCGTGTCGCTGATCAGTTGGTCGACGGTCACCGTCTGCCAGGGCCTGGCCTCGGGCTTCGCCTCGCTGTTCGGCCTGCGCCTGGCCGTCGGCGCCATGGAGGCACCGGCCTTCCCGGCCAACAGCCGCGCGGTCACCGTGTGGTTCCCGGCACGGGAACGGGGCATGGCCAGCAGCATCTACGTGTGCGGCCAGTACCTCGGTACGGCCCTGTTCACCGGCGCGCTGCTGTGGCTCGCCACCACCTACGACTGGCGCCATGTGTTCTACAGCACCGGCCTGATCGGCATCGTCTTCGGCGTGTTCTGGCTGTACGTGTATCGCGACCCGCTGAACTGCAAGAAGGTCAGCCCGGAAGAACTCAAGTACATCGAGGCCGGCGGCGGCCTGGTCAAGAGCAGCCAGGAACGCACCCGCCTGAACTGGAAACAGATCGGCGAGCTGTTCCGCTACCGGCAGATCTGGGCGATCTGCATCGGCAAGTTCGCCAGCACCTCGGCACTGTATTTCTTCCTGACCTGGTTCCCGACCTACCTGATCGAGGAGCGCCACCTGACCACGATCAAGGCCGGGATCTTCGCCGTGCTGCCGTTTGTCGGCGCCACCGTTGGCATCCTGCTCGCCGGCATCGTCTCCGACCTGCTGATCCGTCGTGGCTACTCGATGTCCTTCGCCCGCAAGCTGCCACTGGTGGTCGGCTCGATGCTCGGCATGTCGATCATGCTGGTCAACTTCACCGACTCGAACCTGGTCTGCATCGCCATCCTCACCATCGCCTTCTTCGCCCAGGGCATCGCCTCGGCCTCGTGGGCGGCGGTGTCGGAAGTGGCGCCCAAGGAACTGATCGGCCTCACCGGCGGCATCACCAGCCTGGCGGCGAACATCGGTGGCATCGTTACACCGATCGTGATCGGTGCGATCGTCCACGCCACCGGCTCGTTCGCCTGGGCTTTCTGGTTCATCGGCGGCGTGGCACTGATCGGCACCCTGTCCTACTCGTTCCTGCTGGGCAAGCTGTACCGCATCGAACTCAAGGCGCGCTGA
- a CDS encoding helix-turn-helix transcriptional regulator: MSSAHRVPTYGMQQRSELTDFYIRDKKGRRAETSPHRHEYFQIQVNLGGDTVQHIGSVERPFPRNTLAFILPHRVHVIPHPEESNFMVINFSQHFLLPHLQCDPMDLEEVSILLAPELSPFRFQEHLDFILGDEDFARVCGLIEQMRALDENRQFGTREMLKGLLLQLIGSVCALYAEPLKRLAEENAAEVSRRDALSRMSEYLRKNIADPDLSLVKVAAATYLSPTYLTHWLRKEIGKTFTELVLERRMHAARNYLLNGTRAVGEVARLCGFADEAYFSRRFRQIHGQPPGQFRRQQLNPDTPQSPLDT, encoded by the coding sequence ATGTCGTCAGCCCACCGAGTACCGACCTATGGCATGCAGCAACGCAGCGAGTTGACCGACTTCTACATTCGCGACAAGAAGGGCCGTCGCGCCGAGACCAGCCCGCATCGCCATGAGTACTTCCAGATCCAGGTCAACCTCGGTGGCGACACCGTGCAGCACATCGGCAGTGTCGAGCGGCCGTTCCCGCGCAATACCCTGGCGTTCATCCTGCCGCACCGGGTGCATGTGATCCCGCATCCGGAAGAGAGCAACTTCATGGTGATCAACTTCTCCCAGCATTTCCTGCTGCCGCACCTGCAGTGCGACCCGATGGACCTGGAGGAGGTCTCGATCCTGCTGGCCCCGGAGTTGTCGCCGTTCCGCTTCCAGGAGCACCTGGACTTCATCCTCGGCGATGAGGATTTCGCCCGGGTCTGCGGCCTGATCGAGCAGATGCGGGCGCTCGACGAGAACCGCCAGTTCGGCACCCGCGAGATGCTCAAGGGCTTGCTGCTGCAACTGATCGGCAGCGTCTGCGCCCTGTATGCCGAGCCGCTCAAGCGCCTGGCCGAGGAGAATGCCGCCGAAGTCAGCCGCCGCGATGCGTTGAGCCGGATGTCCGAGTACCTGCGCAAGAACATCGCCGACCCGGACCTGAGCCTGGTCAAGGTGGCGGCCGCGACCTATCTCTCGCCGACGTACCTGACCCACTGGCTGCGCAAGGAGATCGGCAAGACCTTCACCGAGCTGGTGCTGGAGCGGCGGATGCATGCGGCGCGCAACTACCTGCTCAATGGCACGCGTGCGGTGGGCGAGGTGGCGCGCCTGTGCGGCTTTGCCGACGAGGCCTATTTCTCCCGGCGCTTTCGACAGATCCATGGCCAGCCGCCGGGGCAGTTCCGTCGCCAGCAGCTCAACCCGGATACGCCGCAATCGCCATTGGACACGTGA
- a CDS encoding amidase — translation MIEVTEVSIAQLRAALESGQTTAVELVQAYLARIDAYDGADTPTALNAVVVRNPEALDEARASDARRARGETLGPLDGIPYTAKDSYLVKGLTAASGSPAFKDLVAHRDAFTIERLRAAGAICLGKTNMPPMANGGMQRGVYGRAESPYNADYLTAPFASGSSNGAGTATAASFSAFGLAEETWSSGRGPASNNGLCAYTPSRGVISVRGNWPLTPTMDVVVPYARTMADLLEVLDVVVAEDSDTRGDLWRLQPWVAIPSVASVRPESYPALAVGPQALAGKRLGVPRMFINADPEAGTSDAPGIGGPTGQRINTRASVIDLWKQARQALEAAGAEVFEVDFPLVSNCEGDRPGAPTVFTRGLVSKAFLHHELWDLSAWAFDDFLRANGDPKLNRLVDVDGPKIFPHDPGTLPNREGDLAAGMDEYVRMAERGITPWNEINTLPDGLRGLEQTRRIDLEDWMQEQGLDAVLFPTVADVGPADADVNPVSADIAWSNGIWVANGNLAIRHLGVPTVTVPMGVMADIGMPVGLTFAGRAYDDSALLQLAAAFEATGSKRLVPPRTPPLGVGEQ, via the coding sequence ATGATCGAAGTAACCGAGGTTTCCATCGCGCAATTGCGCGCCGCGCTCGAATCCGGCCAGACCACAGCGGTCGAACTGGTCCAGGCCTATCTCGCCCGGATCGATGCCTACGATGGCGCCGACACGCCCACCGCGCTCAACGCCGTGGTGGTACGCAACCCCGAGGCGCTCGACGAGGCGCGGGCTTCCGACGCGCGCCGGGCGCGAGGCGAGACCCTGGGCCCGCTCGATGGGATTCCCTACACGGCCAAGGACAGCTACCTGGTCAAGGGCCTCACCGCCGCCTCCGGCAGCCCGGCCTTCAAGGACCTGGTCGCCCATCGCGATGCCTTCACCATCGAGCGCCTGCGCGCCGCCGGGGCGATCTGCCTGGGCAAGACCAACATGCCGCCGATGGCCAATGGCGGCATGCAGCGGGGCGTCTATGGTCGGGCCGAGAGCCCGTACAACGCCGACTACCTGACGGCGCCCTTTGCCTCGGGCTCGTCGAACGGTGCGGGCACCGCCACCGCGGCCAGCTTTTCCGCCTTCGGCCTGGCCGAGGAAACCTGGTCGAGCGGTCGTGGGCCGGCCTCGAACAACGGCCTGTGCGCCTACACCCCGTCGCGCGGGGTAATTTCGGTACGCGGCAACTGGCCGCTGACGCCGACCATGGACGTGGTGGTGCCCTATGCCCGGACCATGGCCGACCTGCTGGAAGTGCTCGACGTGGTGGTTGCCGAAGATTCGGACACCCGTGGCGACCTGTGGCGCCTGCAACCCTGGGTAGCGATTCCGAGCGTGGCTTCGGTGCGGCCCGAGTCCTATCCGGCCCTGGCGGTTGGCCCCCAGGCCCTGGCCGGCAAGCGCCTGGGCGTGCCACGCATGTTCATCAACGCCGACCCTGAGGCGGGCACCAGCGACGCCCCGGGCATCGGCGGCCCGACCGGGCAGCGCATCAACACCCGCGCCTCGGTGATCGACCTGTGGAAACAGGCACGCCAGGCGCTGGAAGCCGCCGGTGCCGAAGTGTTCGAGGTGGACTTCCCGCTGGTGTCCAACTGCGAGGGCGATCGTCCCGGTGCGCCGACGGTGTTCACCCGCGGGCTGGTGTCCAAGGCGTTCCTGCATCATGAACTGTGGGACCTGAGCGCCTGGGCGTTCGACGATTTCCTGCGGGCCAACGGCGATCCGAAGCTCAATCGCCTGGTGGACGTCGACGGGCCGAAGATCTTCCCGCACGACCCGGGCACGCTGCCGAACCGCGAGGGTGACCTGGCCGCCGGCATGGACGAGTACGTGCGCATGGCCGAGCGCGGAATCACGCCCTGGAACGAGATCAACACGCTGCCTGACGGCCTGCGCGGGCTGGAGCAGACCCGGCGCATCGACCTCGAGGACTGGATGCAGGAGCAAGGGTTGGATGCGGTGCTGTTCCCGACCGTGGCCGACGTTGGCCCGGCCGATGCCGATGTGAACCCGGTGTCCGCCGACATTGCCTGGAGCAACGGTATCTGGGTCGCCAACGGCAACCTGGCGATCCGTCACCTGGGCGTGCCGACGGTCACCGTGCCGATGGGGGTGATGGCCGATATCGGCATGCCGGTGGGCCTGACCTTCGCCGGCCGGGCCTATGACGACTCGGCGCTGCTGCAATTGGCCGCGGCTTTCGAGGCGACCGGCAGCAAGCGCCTGGTCCCGCCGCGGACCCCGCCGCTGGGTGTCGGCGAACAGTAA
- a CDS encoding voltage-gated chloride channel family protein, producing the protein MSRFSRPEQLDLLPYLGKWLLLACVVAVLAGSASAFFLFSLEHATQWRESHPGLIWLLPLAGLAVGLVYHWLGKPVDAGNNLLIDEIHDPKKTVPLRMVPLVLGGTLVSHLFGASVGREGTAVQMGGALADQLTHWLRLRREDRRIILMAGISAGFASVFGTPLAGALFGLEVLAIGRMRYDALFPCMVAAIVADQVGLAWGVVHSHYPIGEVVPVQFWSITATVLAGVVFGLAGLLFASATHRLGAWVKRLIKYPPLRPLLGGAVIALAVWALDAHQYIGLGIPGIVQSFQVPVAPWDWFGKLAFTVTSLGSGFKGGEVTPLFYIGATLGNALAPLLHLPFAMLAGLGFVAVFAGAANTPLATIVMAMELFGPEIAPFAAIACIASYLVSGHTGIYNAQRVGHSKHRGDLPEGLRLGEVKQYRAQARSAEKDRK; encoded by the coding sequence ATGTCCAGATTTTCACGCCCCGAACAACTCGATCTCCTGCCCTACCTTGGCAAATGGCTGCTATTGGCCTGTGTCGTGGCCGTGCTGGCCGGCAGCGCCTCGGCGTTTTTCCTGTTCTCACTGGAGCACGCCACCCAATGGCGCGAAAGCCATCCCGGGTTGATCTGGCTGCTGCCGCTGGCCGGACTGGCCGTCGGGCTGGTCTATCACTGGTTGGGCAAGCCGGTGGACGCCGGCAACAACCTGCTGATCGATGAAATCCACGACCCGAAGAAGACCGTGCCGCTGCGCATGGTTCCGTTGGTGCTGGGCGGTACGCTGGTGTCGCACCTGTTCGGCGCCTCGGTCGGCCGCGAAGGCACCGCGGTGCAGATGGGCGGCGCCCTCGCCGACCAACTGACCCATTGGCTGCGCCTGCGCCGCGAAGACCGGCGGATCATCCTCATGGCCGGCATCAGTGCCGGTTTCGCCTCGGTGTTCGGTACGCCTTTGGCCGGAGCACTGTTCGGCCTGGAGGTGCTGGCTATCGGCCGGATGCGTTACGACGCGCTGTTTCCCTGCATGGTCGCGGCCATCGTTGCCGACCAGGTCGGCCTGGCCTGGGGCGTGGTGCATAGCCACTACCCGATTGGCGAAGTGGTGCCGGTGCAGTTCTGGAGCATCACCGCGACCGTACTGGCCGGTGTCGTGTTCGGCCTGGCCGGCCTGCTGTTCGCCAGCGCCACCCACCGGCTGGGCGCCTGGGTGAAACGGCTGATCAAATACCCTCCGCTGCGGCCACTGCTCGGCGGCGCGGTGATCGCCCTCGCCGTCTGGGCACTGGATGCCCATCAGTACATCGGCCTGGGCATTCCCGGCATCGTCCAGTCGTTCCAGGTACCGGTCGCGCCGTGGGACTGGTTCGGCAAGCTGGCATTCACCGTGACCTCACTGGGATCAGGGTTCAAGGGCGGTGAAGTGACCCCGCTGTTCTACATCGGCGCCACCCTGGGCAACGCCCTCGCCCCACTGCTGCACCTGCCATTCGCCATGCTCGCCGGGCTCGGCTTCGTCGCGGTGTTCGCCGGCGCGGCCAATACGCCGCTGGCGACCATCGTCATGGCGATGGAGCTGTTCGGTCCCGAGATCGCGCCGTTCGCGGCCATCGCCTGTATCGCCAGCTACCTGGTGTCCGGCCACACCGGCATCTACAACGCCCAGCGCGTCGGCCACAGCAAGCATCGCGGCGACCTGCCCGAAGGCTTGCGCCTGGGCGAAGTGAAGCAGTACCGGGCACAGGCCAGGTCCGCCGAAAAAGACAGGAAATAA
- a CDS encoding class I SAM-dependent methyltransferase, translated as MHDDPSQALIDSWSGNAQAWTTAVREGQIRSRREVTNAAIIDAVRPYLPGRVLDVGCGEGWLCRALVEHGGQLTGVDVSPRLLELAAQAGAGEFHCRSYAEVIAEPQRLGTDFDVIACNFSLLDEQTADLLAALADTARPDAHLIIQTLHPLCVEPPYADGWRVEHFTAMGAGDWQPMPWFYRTLSSWLATLAPAWRLESIEEPRLPEAPLPASLIIKAQRTAPNT; from the coding sequence ATGCACGACGATCCCTCACAGGCGCTGATCGACAGCTGGTCCGGCAACGCCCAGGCCTGGACCACGGCGGTTCGCGAGGGCCAGATACGCAGCCGCCGCGAGGTCACCAATGCGGCGATCATCGATGCCGTGCGGCCCTATCTGCCCGGCCGGGTGCTGGATGTCGGTTGTGGTGAAGGCTGGCTGTGCCGGGCCCTGGTCGAACACGGTGGCCAGCTCACCGGTGTCGACGTGTCACCGCGGCTGCTGGAGTTGGCCGCACAGGCCGGTGCCGGCGAATTCCACTGCCGGTCCTATGCCGAGGTGATTGCCGAACCACAGCGGCTCGGCACGGACTTCGACGTGATCGCCTGCAACTTCTCCCTGCTCGACGAACAGACCGCCGACCTGCTGGCGGCCCTCGCCGACACGGCCCGCCCCGACGCCCACCTGATCATCCAGACGCTGCACCCATTGTGCGTGGAGCCGCCCTATGCGGACGGCTGGCGGGTCGAGCACTTCACCGCGATGGGCGCCGGCGACTGGCAACCGATGCCCTGGTTCTACCGCACCCTGAGCAGTTGGCTCGCCACCCTCGCCCCGGCCTGGCGCCTGGAGTCCATCGAGGAGCCGCGCCTGCCCGAAGCGCCATTGCCAGCCTCATTGATCATCAAGGCCCAGCGCACCGCGCCCAACACGTAA
- a CDS encoding methyl-accepting chemotaxis protein yields the protein MQRMTVNLRELIGGLRDGVIRISGAAEQLSAVTEQTRSGVNNQKHETDQVATAMNEMAATVQDVARNAEQASSAAVNASHEARAGDEVLAQAMAQIERLAGEVGNSTAAMNDLKQESDKIGSVLDVIKSVAQQTNLLALNAAIEAARAGEAGRGFAVVADEVRSLAQRTQSSTEEIEQLITGLQGGTDKVALSLESSRALTHSSVELTRQAGTSLHGISESVQAIESMNHQIATAAEQQSAVAEEINRSVINVRDISEQTSAASEETASSSVELTRLGNHLQMLVGKFTL from the coding sequence ATGCAACGCATGACCGTCAACCTGCGCGAGCTGATCGGCGGCCTGCGCGACGGTGTGATCCGCATTTCCGGCGCCGCCGAGCAACTGTCGGCGGTCACCGAGCAGACCCGCAGCGGCGTCAACAACCAGAAACACGAGACCGACCAGGTCGCCACCGCCATGAACGAAATGGCCGCAACCGTGCAGGACGTCGCGCGCAACGCCGAGCAGGCCTCCAGCGCCGCCGTCAACGCCAGCCACGAAGCCCGCGCCGGCGACGAGGTGCTGGCCCAGGCCATGGCGCAGATCGAGCGGCTGGCCGGCGAAGTCGGCAACTCCACCGCGGCGATGAACGACCTCAAGCAGGAAAGCGACAAGATCGGCAGCGTGCTCGACGTCATCAAGTCGGTGGCGCAACAGACCAACCTGCTGGCGCTCAACGCCGCCATCGAGGCCGCCCGTGCCGGCGAAGCCGGTCGCGGCTTCGCCGTAGTCGCCGACGAAGTACGCAGCCTGGCGCAGCGCACCCAGAGTTCCACCGAGGAAATCGAGCAACTGATCACCGGCCTGCAGGGCGGCACCGACAAGGTCGCCCTCAGCCTGGAAAGCAGCCGCGCCCTGACCCACAGCAGCGTCGAATTGACCCGCCAGGCCGGCACATCGCTGCATGGCATCAGCGAGTCGGTGCAGGCCATCGAGTCGATGAACCACCAGATCGCCACGGCGGCCGAGCAACAGAGCGCGGTGGCCGAAGAGATCAACCGCAGCGTGATCAACGTCCGCGACATCTCCGAACAGACCTCGGCGGCCAGCGAGGAAACCGCCTCGTCGAGCGTCGAGCTGACCCGCCTGGGCAACCACCTGCAGATGCTGGTGGGCAAGTTCACCCTGTAG
- a CDS encoding MFS transporter, giving the protein MLAVLKRYPTSVNLLLFSTLVLTLGRAITLPYLVIFLSTQFSLAISEIGMTVGCALVAGSLLSVYSGYLTDRGSSFRLILGFTLLFMLGFIGMCVTHRLWLFFLFLVLFNFAYAAIDVVVKATLGRVLAESEQSGVFSARYTLINIGYAVGPFVGAGLAHLDVRLPFVVSALLGAVAFLAYYQFGERHLAPVDRTSVPVSFIGVGRILLKDKRLVCFTLGGVLSAVVFGQFTAYLSQYLVTTTSPEFTYHIISAVVAVNAVVVISLQFLIGKRISHEHLNLWLTAGFTLFLLGVTGFALSSTMLHWSLAMAVFTLGEIIVFPAEYMFIDRIAPAHLRGMYYGAQNLSSLGGAMGPVLCGFALAWWAPQFMFYMLAGFIIAGGCFYLAGASYARQHEAAEQDGH; this is encoded by the coding sequence ATGTTGGCGGTACTCAAGCGTTATCCGACTTCGGTCAATCTGCTGCTGTTTTCTACGCTGGTCCTGACCCTGGGGCGGGCGATCACGCTGCCGTACCTGGTGATTTTCCTGTCCACCCAGTTTTCCCTGGCGATCAGCGAGATCGGCATGACGGTCGGCTGTGCGCTGGTGGCCGGTTCATTGCTCAGTGTCTACAGCGGCTACCTGACGGACCGCGGCTCCAGTTTTCGCCTGATCCTGGGCTTCACCCTGCTGTTCATGCTTGGTTTCATCGGCATGTGCGTCACCCATCGGCTGTGGTTGTTCTTCCTCTTCCTGGTGCTGTTCAACTTCGCCTACGCGGCGATCGACGTGGTGGTCAAGGCGACCCTCGGCCGTGTGCTGGCGGAGTCGGAGCAGTCCGGGGTGTTCTCGGCACGTTATACGCTGATCAACATCGGCTATGCGGTGGGGCCATTCGTGGGCGCTGGGTTGGCGCACCTGGATGTCCGGCTGCCGTTCGTGGTCTCGGCGTTGCTGGGGGCGGTGGCGTTCCTGGCGTATTACCAGTTCGGCGAGCGGCACCTGGCACCGGTCGACCGCACCAGTGTACCGGTGTCCTTCATCGGCGTGGGGCGGATCCTGCTCAAGGACAAGCGGCTGGTCTGCTTCACCCTGGGGGGTGTGCTGAGCGCCGTGGTGTTCGGGCAGTTCACCGCGTACCTGTCGCAGTACCTGGTGACCACCACCAGCCCGGAATTCACCTACCACATCATCAGCGCGGTGGTGGCGGTCAACGCCGTGGTGGTCATCAGCCTGCAGTTCCTGATAGGCAAGCGTATCAGCCATGAACACCTGAACCTGTGGCTGACCGCCGGCTTCACCCTGTTCCTGCTGGGGGTGACGGGCTTTGCGCTGTCGAGCACGATGCTGCACTGGTCGTTGGCGATGGCGGTGTTCACCCTGGGCGAAATCATCGTGTTCCCGGCCGAGTACATGTTCATCGACCGGATCGCGCCGGCGCACCTGCGGGGCATGTACTACGGGGCGCAGAACCTGTCTTCCCTGGGCGGCGCGATGGGGCCGGTGCTGTGCGGTTTCGCCCTGGCCTGGTGGGCGCCACAGTTCATGTTCTACATGCTGGCCGGGTTCATCATCGCCGGTGGCTGCTTCTACCTGGCGGGGGCCAGCTATGCGCGGCAGCATGAGGCCGCCGAGCAGGACGGGCACTGA
- a CDS encoding AAA family ATPase, translated as MSQSILHLMCGKIASGKSTLSKRLADEHDAVLLSEDPWLAALYPDEIKSVADYVRGARRIRGVLGPLVVGLLSKGLSVVLDFPANTVADRQWLRSLADQAGVEHCLHFIDLDDTTCKARLHARNARGEHDFAATDAEFELITSYFNTPVEAEGLTITRY; from the coding sequence ATGAGCCAATCCATATTGCACCTGATGTGCGGCAAGATCGCCTCGGGCAAGTCCACGCTGTCGAAACGCCTGGCGGATGAACATGACGCTGTGCTGTTGAGCGAAGACCCGTGGTTGGCGGCCCTGTATCCGGACGAGATCAAGTCCGTGGCGGATTATGTCCGCGGTGCCCGGCGTATTCGCGGTGTACTCGGCCCGTTGGTAGTCGGACTGCTGTCGAAGGGGCTGTCGGTGGTACTGGATTTCCCCGCCAACACCGTCGCCGACCGTCAATGGTTGCGCAGCCTCGCCGATCAGGCGGGAGTAGAGCACTGCCTGCACTTCATCGACCTCGACGACACCACCTGCAAGGCCCGCCTGCATGCACGCAACGCCAGGGGGGAGCACGACTTCGCGGCCACCGATGCCGAGTTCGAGTTGATTACCAGCTACTTCAACACGCCTGTCGAGGCGGAAGGGCTAACCATCACTCGGTACTAG
- a CDS encoding murein L,D-transpeptidase catalytic domain family protein: MLTSCYRLCLIILTLAAPCGSALAASAVKPTLYGSLAHAAPELNPLVLKSALNAMQCAVGHGHEQSERLAVIDYSLPSTARRLWIFDLRKRTLVLRDLVAHGQKSGENFATRFSNRVGSYQSSLGLFRTQESYEGTHGYSLRMDGLEPGFNDRARDRDIVIHAADYVSPLWSRREGRIGRSQGCPAVRPQVAKQVVDKLKDGQFMFSWYPDRHWLKSSTYLNCKPQQMASAKARGVAR, from the coding sequence ATGCTGACATCTTGCTATCGACTCTGCCTGATCATTCTGACCCTGGCTGCTCCCTGTGGTTCAGCCCTGGCCGCCAGCGCAGTGAAACCGACGCTGTACGGCAGCCTCGCCCACGCCGCGCCGGAACTCAACCCCCTGGTGCTCAAAAGTGCGCTGAATGCGATGCAGTGCGCGGTTGGGCACGGTCATGAACAGTCCGAGCGCCTGGCCGTGATCGACTACTCGCTGCCCTCCACGGCCCGGCGCCTGTGGATCTTCGACCTGCGCAAGAGAACCCTGGTACTGCGCGACCTGGTCGCCCACGGGCAGAAATCCGGGGAGAACTTCGCCACCCGCTTCTCCAACCGGGTCGGCAGCTATCAATCGAGCCTGGGCCTGTTCCGCACCCAGGAGAGCTACGAGGGCACCCACGGCTACTCGTTGCGCATGGATGGCCTGGAACCGGGCTTCAACGACCGCGCGCGCGACCGCGACATCGTGATCCACGCCGCCGACTACGTCAGCCCCCTGTGGAGCCGGCGCGAAGGCCGCATCGGCCGCAGCCAGGGCTGCCCAGCCGTACGCCCGCAGGTGGCCAAGCAGGTGGTCGACAAACTCAAGGATGGCCAGTTCATGTTCTCCTGGTACCCGGATCGACACTGGCTCAAGTCCTCGACCTACCTCAACTGCAAGCCACAGCAGATGGCCAGCGCCAAGGCCAGGGGCGTGGCGCGCTAG